One part of the Arabidopsis thaliana chromosome 1 sequence genome encodes these proteins:
- the ABCG10 gene encoding ABC-2 type transporter family protein (ABC-2 type transporter family protein; FUNCTIONS IN: ATPase activity, coupled to transmembrane movement of substances; LOCATED IN: membrane; EXPRESSED IN: root; CONTAINS InterPro DOMAIN/s: ATPase, AAA+ type, core (InterPro:IPR003593), ABC transporter-like (InterPro:IPR003439), ABC-2 type transporter (InterPro:IPR013525), ABC transporter, conserved site (InterPro:IPR017871); BEST Arabidopsis thaliana protein match is: ABC-2 type transporter family protein (TAIR:AT2G13610.1); Has 412109 Blast hits to 371848 proteins in 4161 species: Archae - 7411; Bacteria - 324065; Metazoa - 9151; Fungi - 7073; Plants - 5804; Viruses - 6; Other Eukaryotes - 58599 (source: NCBI BLink).), whose amino-acid sequence MELPVKAPIPGGREISYRLETKNLSYRIGGNTPKFSNLCGLLSEKEEKVILKDVSCDARSAEITAIAGPSGAGKTTLLEILAGKVSHGKVSGQVLVNGRPMDGPEYRRVSGFVPQEDALFPFLTVQETLTYSALLRLKTKRKDAAAKVKRLIQELGLEHVADSRIGQGSRSGISGGERRRVSIGVELVHDPNVILIDEPTSGLDSASALQVVTLLKDMTIKQGKTIVLTIHQPGFRILEQIDRIVLLSNGMVVQNGSVYSLHQKIKFSGHQIPRRVNVLEYAIDIAGSLEPIRTQSCREISCYGHSKTWKSCYISAGGELHQSDSHSNSVLEEVQILGQRSCKNIFRTKQLFTTRALQASIAGLILGSIYLNVGNQKKEAKVLRTGFFAFILTFLLSSTTEGLPIFLQDRRILMRETSRRAYRVLSYVLADTLIFIPFLLIISMLFATPVYWLVGLRRELDGFLYFSLVIWIVLLMSNSFVACFSALVPNFIMGTSVISGLMGSFFLFSGYFIAKDRIPVYWEFMHYLSLFKYPFECLMINEYRGDVFLKQQDLKESQKWSNLGIMASFIVGYRVLGFFILWYRCYRTRS is encoded by the coding sequence atGGAATTGCCGGTAAAAGCTCCTATTCCCGGTGGCCGGGAAATCTCATATAGATTAGAAACCAAGAATCTGTCGTATAGAATAGGCGGAAACACTCCaaagttttctaatttatgtGGTTTGTTGAGTGAGAAGGAGGAAAAGGTTATCTTAAAGGATGTTTCTTGTGATGCAAGATCCGCGGAGATCACTGCGATCGCGGGTCCAAGCGGAGCAGGGAAAACCACGTTGCTGGAGATTCTAGCCGGAAAAGTTTCTCATGGGAAAGTTTCAGGGCAAGTGCTTGTCAACGGTAGGCCTATGGATGGTCCTGAGTACAGGAGGGTTTCAGGGTTTGTGCCACAAGAAGATGCTCTGTTTCCGTTTCTTACGGTGCAAGAAACACTGACGTACAGCGCACTCTTGAGGCTGAAGACAAAGAGGAAAGACGCGGCTGCAAAGGTGAAGAGGCTGATTCAAGAGCTTGGTCTAGAACATGTTGCGGATTCAAGGATCGGTCAAGGATCAAGATCTGGAATCTCTggaggagagagaagaagggtTTCTATTGGAGTTGAACTTGTTCATGATCCAAATGTTATATTGATCGATGAGCCAACCTCTGGTTTGGATTCTGCGTCCGCTCTTCAAGTTGTGACGCTTCTCAAAGATATGACGATTAAACAAGGTAAAACCATTGTTCTGACGATTCACCAGCCTGGTTTTCGCATACTCGAGCAGATAGACCGGATAGTGTTGCTCTCTAACGGGATGGTTGTTCAAAACGGATCAGTTTATAGCCTTCATCAGAAGATTAAGTTCTCCGGTCACCAGATTCCTAGGCGGGTAAATGTCTTGGAGTATGCAATTGATATTGCAGGGAGTCTTGAACCGATCAGAACCCAGAGTTGCAGAGAAATCTCATGTTATGGTCATAGCAAAACATGGAAGAGTTGCTATATTAGTGCAGGAGGAGAGCTTCATCAATCTGATTCTCACAGCAACTCAGTGTTAGAGGAAGTGCAGATACTCGGGCAAAGATCTTGCAAGAACATCTTCAGAACCAAGCAATTGTTCACAACCAGAGCCTTACAAGCTTCCATTGCCGGTCTTATACTGGGGTCGATTTACTTGAACGTaggaaatcaaaagaaagaagcgaAAGTCTTGCGAACCGGGTTCTTCGCCTTTATCCTCACTTTCCTGCTATCTTCCACAACAGAGGGACTTCCAATTTTCTTGCAAGACAGGAGAATCCTAATGAGAGAGACATCGAGAAGGGCTTACAGAGTTTTGTCTTACGTTTTAGCAGATACTCTCATATTCATTCCCTTCTTGTTGATCATAAGCATGCTCTTTGCTACGCCGGTTTATTGGCTGGTCGGTCTCAGAAGAGAGCTAGACGGCTTCCTCTACTTCTCATTGGTGATATGGATTGTTCTTCTGATGTCAAACTCTTTTGTCGCATGTTTCAGTGCTCTTGTCCCAAACTTCATAATGGGGACATCAGTAATCTCAGGTCTCATGGgatctttcttcctcttctccggGTATTTCATTGCAAAGGACAGGATCCCCGTTTACTGGGAGTTCATGCATTATCTCAGCCTCTTCAAGTATCCATTCGAATGCCTGATGATCAACGAGTATCGAGGAGACGTGTTCTTAAAACAACAAGACCTCAAAGAGTCTCAGAAATGGAGCAATCTTGGTATCATGGCAAGTTTCATCGTCGGGTACAGAGTCCttggattcttcatcttatgGTACAGATGTTACAGAACAAGAAGCTAG
- the DJ1B gene encoding Class I glutamine amidotransferase-like superfamily protein (Class I glutamine amidotransferase-like superfamily protein; INVOLVED IN: biological_process unknown; LOCATED IN: chloroplast; EXPRESSED IN: 23 plant structures; EXPRESSED DURING: 13 growth stages; CONTAINS InterPro DOMAIN/s: DJ-1 (InterPro:IPR006287), ThiJ/PfpI (InterPro:IPR002818); BEST Arabidopsis thaliana protein match is: Class I glutamine amidotransferase-like superfamily protein (TAIR:AT3G14990.1); Has 10790 Blast hits to 6453 proteins in 1943 species: Archae - 322; Bacteria - 9097; Metazoa - 532; Fungi - 91; Plants - 351; Viruses - 0; Other Eukaryotes - 397 (source: NCBI BLink).) codes for MASSSLCHRYFNKITVTPFFNTKKLHHYSPRRISLRVNRRSFSISATMSSSTKKVLIPVAHGTEPFEAVVMIDVLRRGGADVTVASVENQVGVDACHGIKMVADTLLSDITDSVFDLIMLPGGLPGGETLKNCKPLEKMVKKQDTDGRLNAAICCAPALAFGTWGLLEGKKATCYPVFMEKLAACATAVESRVEIDGKIVTSRGPGTTMEFSVTLVEQLLGKEKAVEVSGPLVMRPNPGDEYTITELNQVSWSFEGTPQILVPIADGSEEMEAVAIIDVLKRAKANVVVAALGNSLEVVASRKVKLVADVLLDEAEKNSYDLIVLPGGLGGAEAFASSEKLVNMLKKQAESNKPYGAICASPALVFEPHGLLKGKKATAFPAMCSKLTDQSHIEHRVLVDGNLITSRGPGTSLEFALAIVEKFYGREKGLQLSKATLV; via the exons aTGGCGTCGTCGTCGTTGTGTCATCGctattttaacaaaatcacTGTCACTCCCTTTTTTAACACTAAAAAACTCCATCACTATTCTCCGAGACGAATCTCTCTTCGTGTAAATCGACGATCCTTCTCTATCTCTGCAACTATGTCTTCATCTACTAAGAAG GTTTTGATTCCTGTTGCTCATGGTACGGAGCCGTTTGAAGCGGTGGTTATGATCGATGTGCTACGGCGAGGCGGAGCGGATGTTACGGTGGCTTCCGTTGAGAATCAGGTCGGCGTTGATGCTTGCCATGGAATCAAAATGGTCGCTGATACTCTTCTCTCTGATATCACCGACTCGGTTTTCGACCTTATTATGCTCCCT GGAGGACTTCCTGGTGGTGAGACTCTTAAGAATTGTAAACCTTTAGagaagatggtgaagaagCAAGACACTGATGGACGACTTAACGCTGCTATCTGTTGTGCGCCGGCGTTGGCGTTTGGTACTTGGGGACTACTAGAGGGTAAAAAA GCTACATGTTACCCGGTTTTTATGGAGAAACTAGCGGCTTGTGCGACAGCTGTTGAGTCAAGAGTGGAAATTGATGGGAAGATAGTGACCAGTAGAGGGCCTGGAACTACCATGGAATTCTCTGTCACGCTTGTGGAGCAACTTCTTGGGAAAGAGAAAGCTGTTGAAGTCTCTGGCCCCTTG GTGATGCGTCCCAACCCTGGTGATGAGTATACTATTACTGAGCTTAACCAAGTCAGCTGGTCATTCGAGGGTACCCCACAG aTTCTTGTACCCATTGCAGATGGCTCGGAGGAAATGGAAGCTGTTGCTATCATTGATGTCCTGAAGCGGGCAAAAGCAAATGTTGTCGTAGCTGCGCTTGGTAACAGTTTGGAAGTGGTAGCATCTCGGAAAGTCAAGCTGGTGGCAGATGTGCTTCTCGACGAGGCTGAAAAGAATTCGTACGATCTGATTGTGTTGCCT GGTGGTCTCGGCGGTGCTGAAGCATTTGCAAGTTCGGAGAAGCTAGTGAATATGTTAAAGAAGCAGGCGGAATCAAACAAACCATATGGAGCAATTTGTGCCTCTCCTGCTCTGGTGTTTGAGCCACATGGTTTACTCAAG GGTAAGAAGGCAACAGCGTTTCCAGCAATGTGCAGCAAACTGACGGACCAGAGTCACATCGAGCATCGAGTCTTGGTGGACGGCAATCTCATAACGAGCAGGGGTCCAGGAACCTCATTGGAGTTTGCACTTGCAATTGTAGAGAAGTTTTACGGGCGCGAGAAAGGACTTCAGCTCTCAAAGGCAACACTTGTGTAA
- the DJ1B gene encoding Class I glutamine amidotransferase-like superfamily protein yields the protein MASSSLCHRYFNKITVTPFFNTKKLHHYSPRRISLRVNRRSFSISATMSSSTKKVLIPVAHGTEPFEAVVMIDVLRRGGADVTVASVENQVGVDACHGIKMVADTLLSDITDSVFDLIMLPGGLPGGETLKNCKPLEKMVKKQDTDGRLNAAICCAPALAFGTWGLLEGKKATCYPVFMEKLAACATAVESRVEIDGKIVTSRGPGTTMEFSVTLVEQLLGKEKAVEVSGPLVMRPNPGDEYTITELNQVSWSFEGTPQILVPIADGSEEMEAVAIIDVLKRAKANVVVAALGNSLEVVASRKVKLVADVLLDEAEKNSYDLIVLPGGLGGAEAFASSEKLVNMLKKQAESNKPYGAICASPALVFEPHGLLKVRE from the exons aTGGCGTCGTCGTCGTTGTGTCATCGctattttaacaaaatcacTGTCACTCCCTTTTTTAACACTAAAAAACTCCATCACTATTCTCCGAGACGAATCTCTCTTCGTGTAAATCGACGATCCTTCTCTATCTCTGCAACTATGTCTTCATCTACTAAGAAG GTTTTGATTCCTGTTGCTCATGGTACGGAGCCGTTTGAAGCGGTGGTTATGATCGATGTGCTACGGCGAGGCGGAGCGGATGTTACGGTGGCTTCCGTTGAGAATCAGGTCGGCGTTGATGCTTGCCATGGAATCAAAATGGTCGCTGATACTCTTCTCTCTGATATCACCGACTCGGTTTTCGACCTTATTATGCTCCCT GGAGGACTTCCTGGTGGTGAGACTCTTAAGAATTGTAAACCTTTAGagaagatggtgaagaagCAAGACACTGATGGACGACTTAACGCTGCTATCTGTTGTGCGCCGGCGTTGGCGTTTGGTACTTGGGGACTACTAGAGGGTAAAAAA GCTACATGTTACCCGGTTTTTATGGAGAAACTAGCGGCTTGTGCGACAGCTGTTGAGTCAAGAGTGGAAATTGATGGGAAGATAGTGACCAGTAGAGGGCCTGGAACTACCATGGAATTCTCTGTCACGCTTGTGGAGCAACTTCTTGGGAAAGAGAAAGCTGTTGAAGTCTCTGGCCCCTTG GTGATGCGTCCCAACCCTGGTGATGAGTATACTATTACTGAGCTTAACCAAGTCAGCTGGTCATTCGAGGGTACCCCACAG aTTCTTGTACCCATTGCAGATGGCTCGGAGGAAATGGAAGCTGTTGCTATCATTGATGTCCTGAAGCGGGCAAAAGCAAATGTTGTCGTAGCTGCGCTTGGTAACAGTTTGGAAGTGGTAGCATCTCGGAAAGTCAAGCTGGTGGCAGATGTGCTTCTCGACGAGGCTGAAAAGAATTCGTACGATCTGATTGTGTTGCCT GGTGGTCTCGGCGGTGCTGAAGCATTTGCAAGTTCGGAGAAGCTAGTGAATATGTTAAAGAAGCAGGCGGAATCAAACAAACCATATGGAGCAATTTGTGCCTCTCCTGCTCTGGTGTTTGAGCCACATGGTTTACTCAAGGTACGAGAGTAA
- a CDS encoding Plant thionin family protein (Plant thionin family protein; LOCATED IN: endomembrane system; BEST Arabidopsis thaliana protein match is: unknown protein (TAIR:AT1G53285.1); Has 5 Blast hits to 5 proteins in 2 species: Archae - 0; Bacteria - 0; Metazoa - 0; Fungi - 0; Plants - 5; Viruses - 0; Other Eukaryotes - 0 (source: NCBI BLink).) codes for MSLKKCVVLMVVVLVVMVAMVEEVEGLSYATCMDLCETKCNFFFTHPEKYCKDKCDRKCRRLQSAQSSQMETIEMRNING; via the exons atgagTCTTAAAAAATGTGTTGTAttgatggtggtggtgttggTAGTTATGGTTGCTATGGTAGAAGAAGTAGAAGGGCTTTCATATGCTACATGCATGGACCTTTGCGAGACCAagtgtaactttttttttacacatcCAGAAAAATACTGTAAAGATAAATGTGACCGCAAATGTCGTAGACTTCAGTCAGCTCAATCATCCCA GATGGAGACTATAGAAATGAGAAACATAAATGGGTAG
- a CDS encoding plant thionin family protein (FUNCTIONS IN: molecular_function unknown; INVOLVED IN: biological_process unknown; LOCATED IN: endomembrane system; BEST Arabidopsis thaliana protein match is: Plant thionin family protein (TAIR:AT1G53282.1); Has 35333 Blast hits to 34131 proteins in 2444 species: Archae - 798; Bacteria - 22429; Metazoa - 974; Fungi - 991; Plants - 531; Viruses - 0; Other Eukaryotes - 9610 (source: NCBI BLink).), translated as MVVVLVVMVAMVDDVEGRLSYATCMDLCETKCNFFFTHPEKYCKDKCNRKCRRLQSSQVETIGMRNING; from the exons atggtggtggtgttggTAGTTATGGTGGCTATGGTAGATGACGTTGAAGGGCGGCTTTCATATGCTACATGCATGGATCTTTGCGAGACCAagtgtaactttttttttacacatcCAGAAAAATACTGTAAAGATAAATGTAACCGCAAATGTCGTAGACTTCAATCATCTCA GGTGGAGACTATAGGAATGAGAAACATAAATGGATAA
- a CDS encoding Galactosyltransferase family protein (Galactosyltransferase family protein; FUNCTIONS IN: transferase activity, transferring hexosyl groups, transferase activity, transferring glycosyl groups; INVOLVED IN: protein amino acid glycosylation; LOCATED IN: membrane; EXPRESSED IN: 24 plant structures; EXPRESSED DURING: 15 growth stages; CONTAINS InterPro DOMAIN/s: Glycosyl transferase, family 31 (InterPro:IPR002659); BEST Arabidopsis thaliana protein match is: Galactosyltransferase family protein (TAIR:AT3G14960.1); Has 1329 Blast hits to 1318 proteins in 99 species: Archae - 0; Bacteria - 2; Metazoa - 702; Fungi - 0; Plants - 592; Viruses - 0; Other Eukaryotes - 33 (source: NCBI BLink).): MHSPRKLFHARSSLATRRSTALVVLTSLAIGIAGFTFGLAVILIPGLRLTGRNCLTNTPPKTVRVVWDVAGNSNGVVSGEKKRHKVMGFVGIQTGFGSAGRRRSLRKTWMPSDPEGLRRLEESTGLAIRFMIGKTKSEEKMAQLRREIAEYDDFVLLDIEEEYSKLPYKTLAFFKAAYALYDSEFYVKADDDIYLRPDRLSLLLAKERSHSQTYLGCLKKGPVFTDPKLKWYEPLSHLLGKEYFLHAYGPIYALSADVVASLVALKNNSFRMFNNEDVTIGAWMLAMNVNHENHHILCEPECSPSSVAVWDIPKCSGLCNPEKRMLELHKQESCSKSPTLPSDDE; this comes from the exons ATGCATTCTCCTCGTAAGCTATTTCACGCGCGGTCATCACTCGCCACGCGCCGATCAACGGCTCTTGTCGTATTAACTTCCCTAGCTATTGGAATCGCCGGTTTCACATTTGGACTCGCCGTAATTCTTATACCGGGTCTCCGATTAACCGGTCGTAATTGCTTGACGAACACTCCTCCGAAGACGGTGCGAGTCGTTTGGGACGTCGCCGGAAATAGTAATGGCGTTGTTAGTGGCGAAAAGAAGAGGCATAAGGTTATGGGATTCGTTGGTATTCAAACCGGATTTGGATCTGCTGGCCGGAGACGATCACTTAGAAAGACATGGATGCCGTCAGATCCAGAAGGTCTTCGACG TTTGGAAGAATCTACGGGGTTAGCCATCAGGTTTATGATAGGAAAAACGAAAAGTGAGGAGAAAATGGCTCAGCTCAGAAGAGAAATCGCAGAGTATGATGACTTCGTACTGCTAGATATCGAAGAGGAGTACAGTAAGCTTCCTTACAAAAC TTTGGCTTTCTTCAAAGCTGCGTACGCGCTTTATGATTCTGAGTTCTATGTCAAagctgatgatgatatatactTGAGGCCAG ATCGACTCTCTCTGCTATTGGCGAAAGAGCGGAGTCACTCTCAGACGTACCTAGGATGCTTGAAAAAGGGTCCGGTTTTCACAGATCCTAAGCTCAAATG GTATGAACCATTGTCTCATCTGCTGGGAAAAGAGTACTTTCTTCATGCTTATGGCCCGATTTATGCTCTCTCTGCTGATGTGGTAGCCAGTTTGGTTGCCCTCAAGAATAACAG TTTCAGGATGTTTAACAACGAGGACGTAACAATAGGTGCGTGGATGCTGGCAATGAATGTCAACCACGAGAACCATCACATCCTTTGCGAACCAGAATGCTCACCTTCTTCTGTTGCTGTTTGGGACATCCCTAAATGCTCAG GTCTTTGTAACCCAGAGAAAAGGATGTTGGAACTTCACAAGCAAGAAAGCTGCTCGAAAAGCCCAACTTTGCCATCAGATGATGAATGA
- the TTL1 gene encoding tetratricopetide-repeat thioredoxin-like 1 (tetratricopetide-repeat thioredoxin-like 1 (TTL1); FUNCTIONS IN: binding; INVOLVED IN: cell redox homeostasis; EXPRESSED IN: 22 plant structures; EXPRESSED DURING: 13 growth stages; CONTAINS InterPro DOMAIN/s: Molecular chaperone, heat shock protein, Hsp40, DnaJ (InterPro:IPR015609), Tetratricopeptide TPR-1 (InterPro:IPR001440), Thioredoxin fold (InterPro:IPR012335), Tetratricopeptide-like helical (InterPro:IPR011990), Thioredoxin domain (InterPro:IPR013766), Tetratricopeptide repeat-containing (InterPro:IPR013026), Tetratricopeptide repeat (InterPro:IPR019734), Thioredoxin-like fold (InterPro:IPR012336); BEST Arabidopsis thaliana protein match is: tetratricopetide-repeat thioredoxin-like 2 (TAIR:AT3G14950.1); Has 32097 Blast hits to 15852 proteins in 1300 species: Archae - 552; Bacteria - 6287; Metazoa - 8110; Fungi - 3609; Plants - 2668; Viruses - 128; Other Eukaryotes - 10743 (source: NCBI BLink).) — protein MPKSVKPISESDKLSDHLRDSSLTSEINKPDFRELDLGSPVSPLRSQPRGLTTTTTTTTTSSSSSSSSGSVTGRIKHAPVIGRSNSVRSQSNSSSGNNNLRPRSDSATTSSSSHSQPLLSSSSSSATSPAPTSPANVLPTGNICPSGKIQITGMTQSRSRSDVLGSGTGTYGHGSIMRGGGISPAKPTNTGGGSNSPVNVGSSSRSSSTVATGETPIWKKAILGSDSEEVKRVGNEMYRKGLFNEALKLYDRAIALSPTNAAYRSNRAAALIGLSRIGEAVKECEDAVRSDPNYGRAHHRLALLLIRLGQVNSARKHLCFLGRPSDPMELQKLEAVEKHLIKCVDARRVTDWKTVLIEADAAIVSGADFSPQLFMCKVEAFLKLHRLDDAQSKLLEVPKVEPFPVSCSQTRFSGMACEAYIYFVKAQIEMALGRFENAVMAAEKASQIDPRCNEVAMLHNTVTLVARARARGNDLYKSERYTEASSAYAEGLRLDPCNAILYCNRAACWFKLGMWERSIEDCNQALRYQPSYTKPLLRRAASNSKMERWGAAVSDYEALIRELPHDKEVAESLFHAQVALKKSRGEEVLNMEFGGEVEEIYSLEQFKSAMNLPGVSVIHFSTASDHQCKQISPFVDSLCTRYPSIHFLKVDIDKCPSIGNAENVRVVPTVKIYKNGSRVKEIVCPSKEVLEYSVRHYSG, from the exons ATGCCCAAGTCAGTTAAACCCATCTCTGAATCTGACAAACTCTCCGATCATCTCCGTGATTCATCACTAACCTCCGAGATCAACAAACCTGATTTCCGTGAGCTAGATCTTGGTTCACCGGTTTCTCCGCTTCGTTCTCAGCCACGTGGactcaccaccaccactactaCTACAACCACTAGTAGCAGTAGTTCTAGCTCTTCCGGATCTGTAACGGGTCGGATTAAACATGCTCCGGTTATCGGAAGATCTAATTCTGTTCGTAGTCAATCTAATTCGTCTAGTGGGAATAATAATCTAAGACCGAGATCGGACTCTGctacaacttcttcttcttctcattcacAACCacttctctcctcctcctcctcctctgctACTTCTCCAGCTCCGACGTCTCCGGCGAATGTACTTCCCACCGGAAACATTTGTCCTTCTGGGAAGATCCAAATCACTGGAATGACTCAAAGCCGTTCAAGAAGCGATGTTCTTGGATCTGGTACTGGAACTTATGGACATGGAAGTATAATGCGAGGAGGTGGTATATCTCCGGCCAAACCTACCAACACCGGAGGAGGATCCAACTCGCCGGTAAATGTCGGTAGCTCTAGTAGAAGTAGTAGTACTGTTGCTACGGGAGAGACTCCTATATGGAAAAAAGCGATTTTAGGTTCGGATTCAGAGGAAGTGAAGAGAGTAGGGAATGAAATGTATAGGAAAGGTTTGTTTAATGAGGCTTTGAAGTTGTATGATAGAGCAATAGCTTTATCTCCGACTAACGCTGCTTACCGGAGTAATCGAGCTGCCGCATTGATTGGTTTGTCTCGAATTGGTGAAGCTGTTAAGGAATGTGAAGATGCTGTTAGATCGGATCCTAACTATGGAAGAGCTCATCACCGTTTGGCCTTATTGCTTATTAG ATTAGGTCAGGTTAATAGTGCAAGGAagcatctttgttttcttgggaGACCATCAGATCCCATGGAGTTGCAGAAGCTTGAAGCAGTGGAGAAACATTTGATTAAATGTGTTGATGCGCGAAGAGTCACTGATTGGAAAACAGTTTTGATAGAAGCAGATGCTGCTATTGTTTCTGGAGCTGATTTTTCTCCACAG CTATTTATGTGTAAAGTAGAAGCATTCTTGAAACTTCACCGGCTTGATGATGCACAGTCAAAGCTATTAGAAGTTCCTAAAGTAGAGCCGTTCCCTGTATCTTGTTCGCAGACTCGGTTTTCTGGTATGGCTTGTGaagcttatatatattttgtcaaaGCTCAAATCGAGATGGCTTTAGGAAG GTTTGAAAATGCAGTTATGGCTGCTGAGAAAGCTAGCCAAATCGATCCAAGATGCAACGAAGTTGCTATGTTACATAATACTGTTACATTGGTTGCTAGGGCTCGTGCTCGTGGCAATGATCTTTATAAATCAGAAAGATACACTGAAGCAAGTTCAGCTTATGCTGAAGGCCTTAGGCTTGATCCTTGCAACGCTATTCTATATTGTAATCGAGCAGCTTGTTGGTTTAAACTTGGAATGTGGGAACGCTCGATTGAAGATTGTAACCAAGCGCTGCGTTATCAACCAAGTTACACAAAGCCACTTCTTCGGAGGGCTGCCTCAAATAGCAAG ATGGAAAGATGGGGAGCTGCAGTGAGTGATTATGAGGCCTTGATAAGAGAACTTCCTCATGACAAGGAAGTTGCTGAATCTTTATTCCATGCTCAAGTTGCATTGAAGAAATCTCGTGGAGAAGAAGTTTTAAATATGGAATTTGGTGGCGAAGTAGAGGAAATTTATAGTCTTGAACAGTTTAAATCTGCCATGAATTTACCAG GAGTTTCGGTTATCCATTTCTCGACAGCCTCTGATCATCAATGCAAGCAAATATCTCCATTCGTGGACTCGCTATGTACTCGTTACCCATCTATACACTTCCTCAAG GTGGATATCGATAAATGTCCTTCAATAGGTAATGCAGAGAATGTGAGGGTTGTACCGACAGTGAAGATATACAAGAACGGTAGTCGGGTTAAGGAGATTGTCTGTCCAAGCAAAGAAGTGTTGGAGTACTCGGTGAGACACTATAGCGGTtaa